The nucleotide sequence tcccgaacccgtagggtctacacacttaaggttcggtgacgctagggttgtagagatataagtatgcggtaactcgaaagttgtttggagtcccggatgagatctcggacgtcacgaggagttccggaatggtccggaggtgaagatttatatataggaaatccagtttcggccatcgggaaagtttcgggggtaattgatattgtactgggaccaccggaagggtcccgggggtccatcgggtggggccacctatcccggagggccccatgggctgaatagggaggggaaccagcccctggtgggctggtgcgcccccatgggcccccctgcgcctagggttggaaaccctaggggtggggggcgccccacctgacttggggggcaagtcccccttggccgccgcccccttggagattggatctcctagggccggcgccccccctaggggccctatatatagtggagggaagggagggcaaccgcacccaagtctctggcgcctccctccctcccgtgacacctcttcctccccgcttgtgcttggcgaagcccttccgggatcccgctacttccaccaccacgccgtcgtgttgctggatctccatcaacctctcctctttccttgctggatcaagaaggaggggacgtctctcccaaccgtacgtgtgttgaacgcggaggtgtcgtccgttcagcgcttggtcatcggtgatttggatcacgacgagtacgactccatcaaccccattctcttgaacgcttccgcttagcgatctacaagggtatgtagatgcactcctctctttcgttgctagtctctccatagattgatcttggtgacacgtaggaaattttttaaatttctgctacgatccccaacagagcCCACGCCCACACGgaagcgaccgccgccgccgcccacttgTCCCGAGGAGTCCTACTTGTGGATCGGCGAGATccgcgagtgggtgagcgcgcctcccGTCCACTACGCCGGAGAAGGAAGCGGTCCAACTTGAGCATTGGAAAGCGCATTGGCTTGctgaggaggaggctggcggcgaGCGGCATATGCGCCGGGAGCAGGAATTGCGCCACGACGAGGAGACATTGCGCcttgacgaggacgaggaggaggagggcgtacTCGCCGCAATGCCATCGCTGCAGCAGACACCGAAGGAGGCTGCCATGGCAGCCTATCAAGCCGCGTTTGGGTGGGCTGGACCGCCTCCCATCTTCATCGACCTTACCGGCGGCGTCTACGATGGCAAGGGCAAGGTGGATGGCTAGGGCAGCATGCGACCGGAGTTTTTTATATTGTTTAATTAATTTTCAAGTGGACTTTGACCGATGGTTGACTGATCatttatgtttaattatgttttattaagtttatTCCAGCCACATATTTATCATTTACACTCTTTCTTTGGACGCGGGCAAATATGGGTATGTCTTTCATTGGACGCACCAGCCAACCCAAATTGAAAAGCGGACGCGTCCGTTCGCCCGGCCGACCCAAATGGATGAAAAGCAAACAATGCACACGTCCGTtctcattggagttgctcttagggaCTTTGTGTTGCGACATTGAGAACTACAACTTCAGTGAACTTGATCCAACCCAAAGAAATCTGGCGGATAACGAGGGAAGGGATGGGCGCAGTGGCGGACCTAGGAAAAAGTCGAGCCCCAGGCCGACCCAGGCATCCTTCGGAGCACTATAGCTACAGTGCTGTACTGTAGCTACAGTCAACAAAGTAAGTCGCCGTCACGCCCCAGGCAGCCGCCCGGGCTGCCTGGGGCCTAAATCCGCCTTTGGATGGGCGTGCATCGATTATCTTACTCCAGGAAGGTCCTGAAGCTGGCTATCGATGTCGGTCAGGCAAGTTTTCCTTTCCACCATCGATAAGAGGAAACCCGAGGGAGGGATGCtttatcaacatttttcaaatgcaaaattaatatttttttattgcatggtcatcattttttctatacatatttaacatttttcaaatgcttgctttgcattttttaaatacttgttcaacatttaaaaaaaatgcttgattaatattttcatTGTCCTAGTCCAGTACGCTGCAACGCGCTGGTCTTTAGGCGCCTTGTACTCTCTGTACTTGGCCACAGATCGATCACATCAAATAATACaaacacacacgcacacgaaaACTTTCACCAAAGGCGCATGTCCTGCctctcttttttctctttatttatttttctccttttctcTCCGCGGTACAAACTCACACAACTGGTGGTGCATAAACGCCACCAATAACTTCCATGCTAAAAAAACACCAATATACAAAAACTAAGAGAAAGAGCAAACAATCACACTTGGCTAAGCACCCACATTAATTAAGTTTTATTAATGATCACTAGTAATGGTTAGAGTATCACACTATAGTCATATAGTCATGTGTCGTGGCGTCATGCCATATACTTTTTTTCAACACTTTTTTTAGTGGGTCGTGCCATATAACTTTTGGGATGACTTTTTGAATTCCATAGAGCTTGCTCAAAGATAAtgagattttttttttgagaaatagatAATGAGATAATGGCGGAGTGTCGGAGGGACTATACTGGCCACGGCCCAACCTTTCTAGCGTATATGGCCCGTCATTATGCAGGGTGCCCCCATATCTCGCCTACAGCGAGTCTATAGCTTCTGACCCGCTGAAGGGGCGAGTGAAATGGGCTGGCCCACATGTGGGGGAGGCCAcggtcttttttttgtttttgtttttttgctttattttgtaCTTTTTATACTTTAAAGTGTtctatatatatattacaaaaaatacttcaaaatatttgaaaaatgttgcacatgtatttgaaaattgttgaagaagtatttaaaaaatgttaaacaagcatTCGAAAAAATGTTGAACGTGTACAGAAAaattgttgatcatgtattaagAAAAATGATGAATTtctttatcatgtatataaaattttaatcaagcattcGAAAAAAGATGTTGAaaaattatttgaaaaatgttaatcaaccatTTGGGAAATGgttaaatgtgcatagaaaaactgttgatcatgtattaaaaaatgatgaaggAATTTAATCATGTAAATTAAAATgataaccaagcatttgaaaaaaatgttagaaCAAGTGTTTGAAAATGTTAATTAAGGGTTTGGAAAATGtttaatgtgtatagaaaaaattttgatcgtgtattaaaaaatgttaatctttttATTTGAAAACTCTTAATTAAGCATTTAAAAAATGCTTAAAATGtacagaaaaaatgttgaccatgcattaaaaatgttaatcttgtatttgaaattttttaatcaagcattttaattttttttacagtGTGTATATgagaaatgttgatcatgtattaaaaatgttaatattctttttgaaaaatgttaattgagcatttaaaacccCGCAAAAAAATTGAGAATTTTAAAAAAGGTttaaaatgtgtatgaaaaaatgttgaccatgtattcaaaaaatttaatcatgtatttgaacaATATTAATTGAGCATAAATAGGACTCGTCCCTAATAGTTAACACAAATTGGACTTGGGCGAAGTGGGCAGCGGGCGCTTGAGAACTCGCTGGAGACCGGGGGATTGATCCTTGGTTCTCTCCCTTTGCTTTTTTTTTACTTTATAAGTATATGCCCgcgcgaatgggccggcccatttatcaCAGAAACCTTCAGCGTGAATTTCTACCGACTCGCTTAATGCAAGTCACCACGCTTTATGCAGAGCCTGTCACTTGTTTTTTGCTATATGGGCCGTTTTGTTGCTCTGGTCCAACTGGCTCAGGCTTTGTTATGGTTCACGAAGTGCTAAAAAAAGTTATGGTTCACGCCTTTATAGCTATACTATAAATAAAAAAAGATTATATTACATAAAAAAGTTATGGTTCATGGCCCGCCGCTGTCACGGAGACATTAAATGTGTTTTTTTACCACGGTTTTGTTTTGTAATGAATCGGTCTTATTCCTTTCTTATAAGGGAACTCATAAAGGCACAGTTCTTTGTTTCTTACTTAGAgcgtgtttgttttcagggacttaaaTAAGTCTTTATaaatcccatctaaaccaaacaggagagaCTTATATGGACTTAAAGTGAGCATTTGAGActttatgaaataagactctcaagaagggacttatagggacttattgTTGTAATATAGTCTTATAGAgacttagagcatctctaacaggcGCCAGTTGCGCCGCGCGCAAAAAATACATATGCCGTGCGTGCATCggctggtttggcgcggcgcgctgcgcccgctccagcagcgcgcaaaaaaGCAGCACGCGCACTCATTCTAGGCTATTGGAAAATAGATAGATTACATAGATTTTATAAcgatacaaaggtattttacatcCGAAACATAGACTGCATAATAATTAAAAACGACAAACGATAAAAAACGAGATAGATTGCATAAAAAACTACTCTAAGTCgctatcatcactatcatcatcctacTCGGCGGTGTCGTCCGAGGTATCCAGCCAGATGTCCAACCACCGATCATCATTCGGCGTGAAGAACGACTGCCCACCTGCTGCAACGAGATCGGACTGCGCGTTCGCCAACGCCTTGCGCCGACGCCTGTCCAACCGCGCCTCGCGGCGCCTTCGCGTGTCCTCCTCGCGACGCCTTGCCCAGTAGGCCTGCTCGTATGCGACGTCCTCTGGGTGGCGGTGGCGTCACTCCGccatgacccgctcgtcctcctgggcgacgaggaggcggcgctgccgctcggcgtgctccgcacggtcttgtgccgtgttcagacgcggcggcggggcacggtcgAGCACTTGCTGGAGCGTGTAGACATCCTGGAAGTTCATCTGGCCGCGTGGCCGGCCTAGACGCCACGCCGCTGCGTTGTACGCGCGGCCGGCCTCGCGCGCCGTCCCGTacgtgccgaggccgagccggagatTGCCGGAGCGTATCTCCGCGTAGTAGCCGCCGTTGGGGCgcaggcggacgccgcggtagccggacgctcctcggcggcgcggcggcatggtgacgcgtcggtggcggggcgccggggcggcggaggcgcgtcggtggcggggcgctggagcggcgcgtggcagagagaggaagaggagaagaggaggcgTGGAGAGGCGCGTGGCGCGCCGCACTTTATAGGTGCGCCGGAAGCGGCGCGCAAAAAATGGCGCGCGAGCTGGCGCCTTTTCGCGCGCGCAAGCGGTTCCCGCGCGCGTGGTTTTCCCTCCGCCGCTGGAGCGCGGCAAAACGCCCCCCGCGCTAAAAGTTACGTTACCCCGCGCGCGCGTCGTTTCGCacggccgttggagatgctcttataaatCTGAAGAACCAAACATGTAGGGACTTTTTAAAGACttgagacttataagttgggaTTAAAAAAAATTATAGGATTTATAAACCAAATAAGGCCTTATTCCCTATTAAAGATACATTTGACTACATTCAGAATAAAATATTGAAGCAAATAGGGAAATAAGACCACATGTAGCCTTAGAGTTTTGGCCTCATTCTATGTAACAAAAACAGTCCAATAAATTCTCCTTTCCAGCTCCCCCATGGTATATGGTACGAAATGCTAGTTCTTTTGTTGCTTACTTCctctgttccgaattacttgttttggatttgtctacatacggaggtatttagcactaaaatgagtctagatacatccgtatctagacaaattcaagacaagtaattcgaaacggagggagtacttcttacTATCACAATGCCCCAGACAATAAGGCCactcttgggttttgttgtctcggTCAAGCTGATGGAGACCTCACCGTCACCTCCCTCATTATGGAActcaccaagctccacctccatccAACCGCCGGCTTTCTTACGTGGGAAAACAACGTTCTTTTGAGGAGGAACCTCGTCATGATTATATATACTGTAAGAACTTGGCACGATGTGTTTCCGAGGTGGAACATCGGCTCCATCACCGTCCTCGACATAGCCTTGCAGGCAAACCTGCCGGGTCGACTGTCTCCCAGCAACTCCAAATGAGGCTTCTTGAAACGGGAAATCAAAGCTGTAAAATCTGGGTCCTAGCTTGAACACCATGTATGCCACGTAGGTTGTGTTTTGAGAGAGCATGTTTCTCCGTATCTTGGCACATATCTCGAGTATGTTAACATGGCCGATGTCAGCTGCTTGTGAGAACCTGTCGAAAACGTACATAGGAACACATGCATGTGATTGAATTGTGATGATCATGTAACGGTAAAAGGCGCAAGGGCCACTAATTAATTTAAATGAAAGTTTTAAATAGAGGACTATGGCCAAACTTTGATTAAAACTGAATTACTACTAAATTTATTACGGaagtactccatccgtcccaaaataagtgttttaaatttattttgggacagagggagcatTAAACAAAGTTGGGAACTGCTCGAACCTTTTGCCTCTTTTGCTGTAACCCGGCACTGAACCTACACGTATCAAGGGCGCGTGTGCATCATTAGCTTGGGTGATGTGTAGCGCGCTGGCCGAAAACGTGAAGCACTTGGCGCCGGTGGCCTTGTCCAGCTGCATGCGCTGCAACGTACGTATtctctctgtaaactaatataaaaactTCACAACGCTTTCATATTAGTTTAAAGAGGGAGTACAAAAGAAGATATTTAAGGCGGCTTGCGGAGGAGCTCCCTCTTGGCGAACTGCGGGAGGTCGCGCGGCAGGAGGCGGGACCAGACGGTGTCCGAGTCAGCGGCGGCGTGGAAGGCCCGGGACACGGCGGTGGCGTGGATGGCGTCCGCAGGCGACGTGAGCGATATCACGTGCACCAGGAGGTCCTCCGGCAGGCGCTCGATCTCGCAGGCGGCCGGCGCGTCCATGGTGGCATGTGATGTGGAATTGTGAACTCCAGTAGAGAGAGACGTATATATAGAAGGCAGCTGGAGCTTGGAGGTGCTATCGCTCGGAACCGTGCATGCTACGTAATGAAATTAGGGGATTGGCAGCTGTACCAAGAAACCACGCAGACGTGCATGGTACGTAAATCCAGTTTGCTAAGAGGTTGGAAAAGATGACGCAAAGAAGAAAATGGCGTTTGGTGCCTATTTGACGCTTgaagtgttttttttcttttctattgcGGGGTACTGTAGCGAACAAACTACAGCAGCACGGTCAATTTGATAACATGTTTCGGAAAAGGTGAAAAAAATGAAGCTTGTGAACTTTTTTTAGAACCAAGAACGTTCTTTGAAGACCCAAACAGTTTCTTTGAAAATTTTGTagaaaaaattcacaaaaagtgAACATTTTAAATTGGGAACATTTTGAGAAAAATACAAAtattgaaattcatgaacattttttgaatctatgAACTATTTTGGAAAAGAGAAGTTTTTAAAAAATTCGAAACAATTTTTACAATATCAACAATTTTTGAATCTGTGCACAAAATTTTAAAATCCTTAACATTTTTAAATTTCCAAACATTCCTTTTTCAAATATGACGATTTTTTGTaaagtcatgaacatttttctgaaagTGGTGAATTTtttaataaaataaaaaagagaaagaaacagaaAGAATGGAAAATAAAAAGGAGAACAGAAAAATTAGTAAAGAAACACACAACAGACTAAAGAAAACCGGTTCACGGACCTTCTAAAAAGTTCCCCAAAACCGGGCAGGAACTTTCTGGGATGGATTTCCAAAACTGGTTCCTGTAGACCAAATGGGACAGCCCAATGCAGTTTGATAGGTCGCTACGATGTGCGAAACAGGGGCAATATTGCCGCAGAATGCGCAGTTGCAATAGATAACCTGGGagttttttttatatatatagatTAATTTATTCAAAGATATATATCTCTTCAACCATGCATCCAAATCTCAAACCATTTTAACTATTATATTTGTCACGGCGAAATTTTTGAACTAGATCACATGTTAATAGGTTTCGTGGAAAAAAATCAAGATACCTGGGAAATAATCAGAAAAAAAACTGGCAACCTAAAAAAATACACAAACTGGAAGAAAAAACTAGAGGCCAAAAGCATGGCTGTGATTTTTCACTTTCCCCCTATTTGAGAAGCAAAGCTATGCTTCTCGCGGCAGCAAATCTATGTATCCATGAGAAGCAAATCTATGTTTCTCATGGAAGCGTAATTTTTTCCCCGAGTGCTTCTTGGGGAAACAATTGTGTTCTTCTCATGAAAGCACACATACTTTTTTCTTTTTGAGAAGCACAGCTCGCGAAACAAAtatgtgcttctcgtggaagcatgAATTTCTTTTCTTAAGGAGCACATTGGAAGAACAATTTTCTTCTGAAAAGCACAACCATGCTTTTCATGGAAACAAATCTATGTTTTCATAAGACCCAAATTTGTGCTTCTTGTAAGAGCATATATTTGTTTTCCTTTTTGAAGGAGCACATCACTGGACAAAAAAAAATCTCTCCAAAACCTAGGGAAATCCAGAGAAATACCATCTAAATTCTGAAAACACATATGctaaaataaaaaaccaaaatgGAGAGGGAGCGCCAACTCGTGACAATGGTAGGGCGCCTCACTTGAGCATGCTCTCTGGGCACAAAAAATGGTCCTTGCGGGAGCTCGACAAGGGGTAATCTACACCCAGGTGGAGTTTATATGCCAATCATCAAGGAGATTTCCACGTGCAAGTCTTTTCTTAATAGTTGTACTTATCTTTGAAGGTAGAGCATTGAACGTTGATGCACACAATCTTGCCAAACATTGTCTAGTACGTACTTGATCAGGGTCGTCACATGTGGCTCATTCACCCCCATGACCCTGCTTGTATCCTATTAATGTCTAGCTAGATGAATAAAGCTTTGCCATTTCTAAAGAAAAAAAGTTGGCCAGAGGAAATGCCACTGATGCATGTCCATGGCCCACTGGATGCCCAATTTCTATCAAAGTTGCTTCAATACACCCAATGACAAAGCTTCGGTAGGGCCACGGCACAATAGCCCAAAGAATGGCGACAAAATACACATGATACATAAAGGGGGCCAATGCAGCTAGCGAAAGTGTTCTTTTCAAGAACGGTGGTATGCTTGGATTGCAAATCGACAACTTTATCTTAACAGAGCCACCGTATGTATATGCAGCACAAGTCAAACCAAGTACTTCATGGTACGGTGGGATCAAGGCACAATTAATATATAGCCATCTTTATTTCTGATGAAGGTGACATGCTTGCAGCTGGGTGAAGGTGGAGAAAAGCTAATCTCCCATGCATGGGAGGTACCGTGCATGCATGCGCCGTTGCTTCTGCTTGGAGATCCGATGCCATGTATTTATTCTGCTCGCAAGTTAGATATTTCTCTCATCACATGCAAGCACACTCTTCCAGCTATGATGCATCGCATCCCAtgttttttcattttatttccAAGTTTAAATCTATTTGATCTTTTGAACCGAAAGTACAATTTATAATCCGTTTTCACATTTGTGTTTTTGACGACGAGAACTTTGAAACGAAGCCACTTTTGAATATATTTCAACATAATTTAAAATATAAATTCCAAAACATAGTGAAAAACTATAAAAGTACATGGAACTATGCTATGTTTTGTTAAAAACTAGATACGTTCAAAGTTTTGCTGCAATAAAATCTATTAATATTTACAAACTTTTAGATTACTAAGAATCAGTTTGATACACATTGGTACATAATGCAACATTATGATATGCAACGGAATATGGAGAGCCATGGTGAAACAATAAGATTTTTTTTGTGTGTATCACAATGAAACATTATTAAATTTGTTGCATGGAATTAATAAAATTGTATGGAACAAGTTGGAAGCGTGGTGATTTAGTTGTCAAAAAATAATTTCTAAAATATATTCAATATTGGTCTTGTTTTAAAGATCTTGTCAGAAAAAGTCAAAAACAATAATCATGCAAACATAATGTAAATCAAACTGTGTTCAACATGCATTAGGcatctatttatttgaataaaactTAGTCACTAGAGAATAACATGTGAATGTATGTTAGGCGAGAGAGAAAACCTATAGCAGCGGACACACACAACAATAGAAAATGTGATGGATGCATGACACTTGTCCATCACATGGCTATTAATAACTATAAGTATAGTAATTGATTATGAGTATCATGGTCTTTCTATATCCACAATATAGGAACTTTACGTGTGGTGCATCGTGATCTTCCTATATGTAATTTGTTCATCATAAAAATTGGAAGCTCTATTTTCTTTGTATAGGTAGTCGTTAAATTTGGAAGTACCTTTGTAAGTGTTGCTTACATGAAAAATTGTCAAAGACTCAAAGTCCAAGCAACTATATCCATGAGGGCATCTCCCATAGATTGTATGTTAGTCTTGTTGGTAAAATgttcatgtcatcaaccaacaagctatcatacaactactcTAATAGGTTTTATCTAAGCTATCCAATAGATGATgagaaaataaatgtgattgctctctatttcaccttggagcttgtgcaaaggttgttggttaTTCTACTCCAACTTTGCTCTCTCTCTCCACatttattacatgccacatcatcattaTGACCTAGGTGGCAAATTTACCAACACCTATCTTACAGTTGTTGGAGATGCCCTGAGAAATAAGAAGGTAAAGTCAAAGGAAAGACCAAGAAGCGAAGAAACGCAACCAAAATTGTAGTCTACGCAAGACTTAAGCCTCGCATAACTTGAATTTCTCTGACATTTCATGTTGGGTCCTATAAAATATTTCACTCTCTATTTTAGGCAAAGCGGAAGGGACACTCACTATAGAAGCTACTAGCAGTTGGGGCGCCACCCCGTGGCGCCTCCTGAGAGGGAGCTTGTGCGGTGCCAGGTTGTAGGCACCCTTTTCATTGCTTTTGGATATGATTCGTAGCACATGTGTCCTGATGCCACTCATGTCTTAGTAGAGATGACCGATTATAGTCAATGTGCGTCTAACTACCTTAGATCCATTAATTAATGCAGAAACAAAGAAAAAGTGGCGATTACAAGTAGGGGAACATGTATTTAGAGCACAACT is from Triticum aestivum cultivar Chinese Spring chromosome 3A, IWGSC CS RefSeq v2.1, whole genome shotgun sequence and encodes:
- the LOC123057850 gene encoding F-box protein PP2-B1; protein product: MQLDKATGAKCFTFSASALHITQANDAHAPLIRVGSVPGYSKRGKRFSQAADIGHVNILEICAKIRRNMLSQNTTYVAYMVFKLGPRFYSFDFPFQEASFGVAGRQSTRQVCLQGYVEDGDGADVPPRKHIVPSSYSIYNHDEVPPQKNVVFPRKKAGGWMEVELGEFHNEGGDGEVSISLTETTKPKSGLIVWGIVIVRSTPSVSNYLS